The sequence aatcagtCGGTGGTACAGTAAAGAGTTTGGTGTGTTTGGGTAGCAACTGTGAGTCTGTGAAGAAGGCTATTCTCTAGACAAGTGATGTGCCCTACTGATTTGATAGGTTAATGGGTTGAAACACAGGGGCCCCATAATGTGAAAACCGAATGTAGATTCACTGTTTTAGCTTTTGGTTAAGTAACCGAATGGTTcttttgttacatttttttaCTGTTAGAAGAACCAAAGATATTATTAAAGGACCAGTCTCAAAAACGACGTGTGGTTTTAGTTCTTTCTGTCTATGGCCTGCTTCCCATGGGCCCCCATATCCGTATATTTTTTGGAGGTATGGAAAATGATCGACATGCTACAGCTCGTTCTTGCCATTGACGAGTGTAACTTCTCGTCGTTTAGTTTCGATGAGAACCAcgtgaattttttttctctctctcccttcttTTAGAATAATTTTACACACAACAAAAACTAGTTTTTGGTATGTTATGTTTTGACGTCTCTTTGTCACTTTGCTTACTACATATGTAATAGCCTCAGCCAAGAAACCttagttaaaaaagaaaagaaaaacaagaacaagTTTCATGACGATGATCACTTTTTATAATCCTAATGTAAGGCCCCAACCGTTCATAACCCTCCAATCACCCCCATGATATTGCGAATCAATTCAAATGGAAGAGTTTAGCATGGATTTTGTTGAGATCTAGTTACAAGGAGAACTGGAGCTGCATATTAGACTTGCTGAAAAGTACTATTCAAGAggacaaaaacataaattggGACAACTTTCAGCTTCCCTGATACAAACTTTATAATCTTTAATGGTACATGTAAGATCTTGTGTTGGTGATACTATTAAGGTTTTATGTTTAAGGATACAAACTGCTTCACATACACCAGATTGCGTTCTTCGTGATGAAacatggttttatttttaaatatatgtattatcaCATATACATGATGGAAGAAATAACAAAACCAACATTAACCTTGATTAGGATCTTGGTGTACAAAGAAACTAACAGCGACAATCAAATAACTGAGAATGAGCATCAATCCTTTGAAGTAATTTGATGTCCCTTCCTACAtagaaaaacaaacacacaGACATACATTTTGACAACTTCATGAGATCAACTGGTCAGGATTGGTTTCATATATTATAGCTTCAAGACGAATCATTAAACGCACCTGGAGAAAGAAAGCTACAACAATAACAGTTATGAACAGTGTAGCTGTCTCAAATAGCTGGAAGTTCAGATCCATTTGTCCACCCATCATCCAACTAATGACCACACAGAAAGGAACCTAAAATCCAAACCGGACAAAAGTGGAAACTATGTATTATCATTTCTGTTGTCACATACTGTAATATTTGTTCATGCATTAGACACAAATACGTACCGCAAACATAGAAATCTGAATTGAAGATCCAATAGCCACTCCCAAAGACAGATCCTGTAGATGAGAgaaataatcaaattagaaCCTAAAAGATATAGAAACCAAAGCCAACATCAGAATATATGCAAGATATACTTGTCTGCTTACCAACTTGTCTTTCATGGCAAACATAATAGCACCTGCATGCTCGGCTGCATTACCAACTATAGGAAGCACGATGACACTGATAAACGAGATAGGCATCTTCCATGAGACTGAAGCTCCCTGTCAGGAGCGTTATATACCAATACATCAGATCATGTCGGCTTATATAGTACGAATAATATGTTCATTACAGTGTAGCAGAGAAAAATACAGATAAATTATATTAACCTCTATGGCATCGACAAGATAACCGGAAAGAAGAGAGACCCAAGCCGTAAAGATTAGAAGCCAGATGATAGCTTCCCACTTGGAGATCTCAggaacttcatcatcatcagaagtTTCTTCGCTCTGGTTCATTATTGATCAAAGTTTACCAAACAGCAGAAGAGATTGAGTCCAAGtagggaaagagagagagagagagagagagcgagaaacCAAATGTGTTGGATATGGATCTAGCACAAAGCCCATTACCATGCTAGACCCAAAATTAGGCTCGGCCCATTAACAAATGGGTGATTCCACAAGCAGACAAAGCAGTACTTTCACTATAAAAAGGAGATGTCAGAGCCACAGAAAAGACAGACTGAAAAGATCATAGACCACCAGAAGTCAGAGACAGCTACCTCTCCACCTGAGCGAGCTCGTCTCCGACGACCACCGGAAAACGCCACCTCTAAAAGTCCGAGACGACCTCTTCTCACCAGAACGAGCTCGTCTCCGGCGACTAGGAACATTTGTAAAGAGAATCAGTTTAGACGATCTCGCTTAGACGATCTCTTTAAGTTCTTGTAATTTCCGAGCTTGTTATTCTTGACTCTTAATATGAAAATCTCCACCTCATTTACTTCTTTTATTATTCTACCTTATTGACCGGATATAGCAACAACAAtcggcgcccaccgtggggctgGAGATTCTTCTTTACTTCAAAAATAGTTCGGCGATCACAGAATTCACAACGCAACAAGATGTCCTGACTTCCACAATCACCGACGACCATGGAGTAGCGAGCGTACAACCAGCTGCAATGACGACCTCAAGTCATCCAACAGCAGTGACGACTTCAGGCTCGACGATGATGACGTCGGACCATCCATCGATGTTGGCGATCTCAGACCATCCGACTGCGATGGGGACCTCGGACGATCCAACTGCAAAGATGACCTCAGACCATCCACCGGTGATGGCGACCTCGGGGAATTCAGATGCAAATGCGACCTCGAACCAAGCAACGATAATTCCTTGGAAGACGCACTCCACCATCCGCCGAAGCAACAACAACCGTATCCATCTCTCCTTGACAAGCAACCAACGAAGAATTCGCAAGAAAAACATGGGCCATCCCAGCCATAATGACAACCTCGGACCATCCAGCTCCAATGATAACCTCGGGCCATTCATCGACAATGACGACCTCGGACAGTCCATCAATGATGACAACCTCAAACTATCCAATTGCATCGACGAGCTCGCGCCCACCATCGACGAGCTCGCGCCCTCCATCGACGAGCTCGCGCCCACCATCAATAATCTCCCGCCGACCATCGAAGAGTTTGCGCCCACCATCGACGAGCTCGCAGCCACCACTAACGAGCTCACATCCATACTCATGCCATCAACAAACACGGGTCAACAACAGCGAAAATCCCCAACAATCTCCTTACATAGCCCTCTAGCTCGGTCCGACGCCAAGATCGATCCCATCACACCTCAACCAAGCTTCTTCACCAACGAGGAACTGTAGGTAATGGAAGGAGAGCTCAAAATCTCAATCGATGAGCTTGGGACATCTACCGGCGAACACGGAGCAAAGGAGCTTGGGATTTGCATTAGCAAACTTGAAGGACGAACTCAGAGATTCCATCAACCACACCACCCAAGCTCCCTcttctttgtaaaaaaaaaaaatcgaaagtACCCCACCACCAGTTCAGCCTCAAAATTTTCTTCATCTCGATCCGCCGGTGCGTACATATCAACTCCAACTCGACGATAttccatcaccatcaccatgGTCGTCTCTACGAGAAAATCGGCGTCGTCGCCTCGCGAGCTGGGAATGACAGGAGTAAGGACCAGATCGACATCACCTCCTTGCTGCAAGCTCACCACGGTGGCCTCTCATCTGACACATGTTCCTAACTGCAAGCTCATCCTGGTCGCCGCGTCTCTCCCAACTAGCAAGCTGGAAACGACCACCAAAGCTGAGACCAGATCGATGCCACCTCCTCGCTGCGACCTCACCATGATTTCCACACCTAGGAGGGTGCACACTCCGTGTTAAATGACAATATCTATTATCCTTAAGAATTACGATATGTTCatatttaataactaatatatttttagtcaaCATTCTAATTTTGTGACCAACAGATGATCAAATATGACGATCAACCAACACAATCAACCACGACAATACGAATTATCTTATATGGGACCATTCCCAAGTGCTGCAGCTCCGCACTCACACTTAACAATGAGATTTGTAACTCGTTCATCTTTAAACGGGATCCGTTTCCAGTGCTGCAGCTCAGCACTCACACTTGAACGAGCTCTACAAATTCATGTTCATACGGGATCCGTTCCCAAGTGCTGCAGCTCCGCGCTCACACTTAACAATGAGATTTGTAACTCGTTCATCTTTAAACGGGATCCGTTCCCAGTGCTGCAGCTCAGCGCTCACACTTGAACGAACTCTAcaaattcatttattatatgGGATTAGTTCCCAAGTGTTGCAGCTACGCGCTCACACTTAACAAAGAGATTTGAAACTCGTTCGTCGTAAAAAAGGTTCAGTTCCCACTGTTACAGCTCAACGCTCACACTTGAAAGAGCTCTACATACTCATTTTCATACATAATTTGTTCCCAAGTACTGCAGCATGACTATCACATCGTCCACTTCGAAGACCATCTCACATCGTCGACCTCGATGACCATCTCACATCGTCCACCTCGAAGACCATCTCACATCGTCGACCTCGATGACCATCTCACTTCGTCCACCTCGAAGACCATATCACCTTCTCCACCATGATGAACATCTCACACAGTCGACCTCGAAGACCATCACAACTCGTCGACCTCGATGACCATCTCACATTGTTCACCTCGACATCTCCACCACTAGCGGCGACCTCTCCATCTCCGCCATCAGAGGCTACCTCGCCATCAACGGCGACCTCGACATCTCTCCACCACTAGCGGCGACCTCGCCATCTCCGCCATCAGAGGCTACCTCGCCATCAGCGGTGACCTCAACATCTCCATCACCAATGGCGACCTCGCCATCTCCATCACCAATGGCGGCCTCGCCATCTATGCCACCAGTCTCGATGTCGACATTTGCACCACCAGCTTCGATTTCAACTTCATTGCCAACAGCAAACTCAGATCCTTGTCTCTTTCACGTAAGCTGGAAACAAACGTCGAAGAAGAAACCAACACATTTCCTCGCGACGAGCTCGCTACAGCCACTTCAACGGAGGTCGCCACCACACCTCCTCGCAACGAGGTCGCTACAGCCACCTCTCCAACGGAGGTCACCACCACATCTCCTCGACGACGatgacttttaaaaaattattactcGAAGAACCAGGCGACGACGAAGAACTCTCCGCCCTTGAACCATTAAACGAAGAATCCCCCGCTATACCCTCACGATCCACACTCGATGCTTCATCATCGCCACCCAAAGGAGCATCCAACCTCAGTTTAACGGACTCCAGTTCATGGATAGAAGCTGACAACTCCGGCGCAACAATATCAGCAACCACTAATGACCACATCGATAAAATCTCATAACGACCACGAGAACATCTTCTACCAGCCCATTCAAAGTCACATTCGCTTCTCCAAAGCCGGCAGATTCGGCAACCTCAAACCCAGCTCTAGTCACCGCTTCCTCAGCAAGTGGCAACCCACCATGATCGTCTCGCTGAGAACTCAAAGCATCCATCTCAACAAGCGGCACACCCTGCTCGTTTTTGTCTCCCTCCCGCGAACTGGGAACAAACGCCAGGAAATGGAACAACTCGCCATGACCGTCACCGGAGCTCATCGCTTCTCCTCCCCTCTCGCCACCTACTTCTCCGACCAGTAAAGCAGCAGTCGCCGGAGAAAGAAGCAGTTTTCCATGACCGTCATCGAAGCTCGCTGTCATCGCTCCTTTTCCTTCCCGCCACCTACTTCATCAATTGATAAAACATCAGTCGCCGGAGAAGAGAACACCATGACAATCCTCTCTCTCCCATTGTCATCTCCTTCCCCCGAGCTCGCACCGCCAGTCCATGCGCCATGGTCGCCAGCACCGCCGGAACCATCTCCCCCGGAGCTCGTCTTGCTCGCCGCACTTCCATCAATGAGCAGCTCGCCATCACCGGAGCCCGCCACAGTCGCCACACTCCTACCAACGAACAGCTCGTCGCGACCGTCAGAGCTCGCCGCCACCGTTTCTCTCCCACCACTCAGCTCGCCACCACCGGAGCTCACCATCACCAACGAGCAGCTCGCCATAGCCGCTTCTCTCCCATCACTCTGGTCGCCAAAATCATCTCCCATCTCACCAAGTAGATTCGCGACATCTTCCTCCATCTATTCTTTTTACTCTCTGTCTTTTCCCACCACACAAATCTATCTTAtccttttataataataataaaaaaaaaaaaaaaacacacacacaataaaagaaagaaattaaaacgagagaagagagagagagaaaaagacaaCCTCTTGTTGGAGAAAATGAGACCAAACCTAAAAACCCCTTATCCCCAACATAAGAAAAAAGCCACATGTCCctatcacattttttttttaataaaccaaCCTGATTTTATCtcagaaatatttaaattcacCAGAGCTCGACACCTGGCGAACTGAGGGGGGGACAATGTGTTGGATATGGATCTAGCACAAAGCCCATTACCATGCTAGACCCAAAATTAGGCTCGGCCCATTAACAAATGGGTGATTCCACAAGCAGACAAAACAGTACTTTCACTATAAAAAGGAGATGTCAGAGCCACAGAAAAGACAGACTGAAAAGATCATAGACCACCAGAAGTCAGAAACAGCTACCTCTCCACCTGAGCGAGCTCGTCTCCGACGACCACCGGAAAACGCCACCTCTAAAAGTCCGAGACGACCTCTTCTCACCAGAACGAGCTCGTCTCCGGCGACTAGGAACATTTGTAAAGAGAATCAGTTTAGACGATCTCGCTTAGACGATCTCTTTAAGTTCTTGTAATTTCCGAGCTTGTTATTCTTGACTCTTAATATGAAAATCTCCACCTCATTTACTTCTTTTATTATTCTACCTTATTGACCGGATATAGCAACAACAAAATGGTAAAACGGTGGAAGACAGAGAACCTCAGTAAGAAAACTTGGCTGGCTTTTCAACTGGAAAAAGAGATAAGCAGCATAGGCAACGAGCATTATGCAACTGGTTGATCTCGAAAGAGCCAGCTCTGATGAACCAGCACGAACCTCACTATGCGTGTAATAAAGAAGTGTAGGGAAGAGTAGACTCATCACTGCAATCAAAAGCATTCCTGAATTCAAAACCGCATTCCCCTGCATTTAATCGCATGCAGAAGAAACATGATCAGAAACAACATGTAATAAGAGAGAATGTCAAGTGAATGATATGCCCTACTTTGTCAAACACTTGCTGTTTCCGAGAGAATACAAAGCCGCCACAGAAAAAGGAGCAGCCAAGTACAAGCAACATGTTGGACAGAATGGAGCCGAGCAGCGTCAGTTGTACAACGCGTATCATTCCATTTTTAAGAGCAATAATGGATATAATCAGCTCTGTCACGTTTCCAAATGTAGCGTTTAGGAGGCCTCCAACTGGTGTATATAATGTCTAGCTCGTCAGAAAACAATATCAGGAGAAAAATAGAAAGCGTGCATAGCAAGAAACCAAGTcgcatattatatataccagtTGGACCTGTGTAACAAGCCAATTGCCtgttataaaagaaataaaaatagaaggttaaattttgaaaataaggGTTATATTATATACAAGTGAGAGCGAACAACTACTTACTCTGTAGCGTACCCGAGCCGTTCTGCCAATGGTGTAATTCCTAATAAGCTCAGTAAGAAAAACCATCCCTAACCCACAGAGAGAGAATGATCATTTCTTGGGACGActgataaatattataaaatgagTGCTAAGTTGCTAACCTTGTTATCTGTCAAATAGTGGACTAGTATCGCTATTGGACCGAACGGCAACAAAAGATTGAGTTTATTGGACAAAATCACGATCTTGAAGCTCTGGATCACGGTGTTCTTTGGTGTTTTGGCTGAAAGAGATCCTCCTTGCTCCAACGAGAAAACTGCCTTCATTTGTGGG comes from Raphanus sativus cultivar WK10039 unplaced genomic scaffold, ASM80110v3 Scaffold1664, whole genome shotgun sequence and encodes:
- the LOC130504563 gene encoding vacuolar cation/proton exchanger 5-like isoform X1 — its product is MEFDDEAEHRRLFRVETNSPQMKAVFSLEQGGSLSAKTPKNTVIQSFKIVILSNKLNLLLPFGPIAILVHYLTDNKGWFFLLSLLGITPLAERLGYATEQLACYTGPTVGGLLNATFGNVTELIISIIALKNGMIRVVQLTLLGSILSNMLLVLGCSFFCGGFVFSRKQQVFDKGNAVLNSGMLLIAVMSLLFPTLLYYTHSEVRAGSSELALSRSTSCIMLVAYAAYLFFQLKSQPSFLTEVLCLPPFYHFSEETSDDDEVPEISKWEAIIWLLIFTAWVSLLSGYLVDAIEGASVSWKMPISFISVIVLPIVGNAAEHAGAIMFAMKDKLDLSLGVAIGSSIQISMFAVPFCVVISWMMGGQMDLNFQLFETATLFITVIVVAFFLQEGTSNYFKGLMLILSYLIVAVSFFVHQDPNQG
- the LOC130504563 gene encoding vacuolar cation/proton exchanger 5-like isoform X2, whose product is MEFDDEAEHRRLFRVETNSPQMKAVFSLEQGGSLSAKTPKNTVIQSFKIVILSNKLNLLLPFGPIAILVHYLTDNKGWFFLLSLLGITPLAERLGYATEQLACYTGPTVGGLLNATFGNVTELIISIIALKNGMIRVVQLTLLGSILSNMLLVLGCSFFCGGFVFSRKQQVFDKGNAVLNSGMLLIAVMSLLFPTLLYYTHSEVRAGSSELALSRSTSCIMLVAYAAYLFFQLKSQPSFLTESEETSDDDEVPEISKWEAIIWLLIFTAWVSLLSGYLVDAIEGASVSWKMPISFISVIVLPIVGNAAEHAGAIMFAMKDKLDLSLGVAIGSSIQISMFAVPFCVVISWMMGGQMDLNFQLFETATLFITVIVVAFFLQEGTSNYFKGLMLILSYLIVAVSFFVHQDPNQG